Within the Enterobacter bugandensis genome, the region TTGGTGGTGGCAGCCTGAGAGTAAAGCAGCGTCGCGGCAAAGAACAGTACCACCGCCAGCAGCCACGGGTAGTTGTGCAGCAGGTCGCCGGCAACGGTCTGGATATCGCTGATGTGTGCTTTCACGAAGGTGTCACCGAGCCACGCCACGCCCAGTACGCACACGCAGGCGCTCATACCGGATTTGAAGGTGCTGGCGTTCAGCACTTCGCTGGTGTCGATTTTACAGGTGATGCTAATCAGCGTGGCGATGGTCAGCATGAATACCACAATCGCTTCGTTACGCGGCAGCACCGGGTTTTGGATCAGCCCCACGGTGTCGCTGATGGCGGTCGCGTAGAACATCACGGCGACGATACCGATCAGGAACAGCAGCACGGAGCGTTTCGCGTGCGGCTTCAGCTCGAAGACCTGGCTACCGCGCAGGCTCACTTCACCTTTTGCCAGACGCTCCTGGTAAACCGGATCGTCTTTCAGCTCGGCACCCAGGAAGTTACACAGCACGGCGGTAATCATCACCGCAATCAGCGTGACTGGAATACAGATCGCCAGCAGCGTCAGGTAGCTCACGCCCATCGGCTCAAGGATACCCGCGAAGAAGACCACGGCGGCTGAGATTGGCGACGCGGTGATCGCAATCTGCGACGCCACCACGGCAATAGAAAGTGGACGAGACGGGCGAATCCCCTGTTCTTTTGCCACCTCGGTGATCACCGGCAGCGTGGAGAACGCCGTGTGGCCGGTTCCCGCGAGAATGGTCATAAACCAGGTCACCAGCGGGGCAAGGAAGGTGATGTATTTCGGATGGCGGCGCAGCATGCGCTCCGCCAGGCTCACCAGGTAGTCCATACCGCCTGCCACCTGCATGGCCGCAATAGCGGCAATAACCGCCATGATGATTTCGATAACGTCAAAAGGGATTGCGCCGGGTTTAATCTGAAAGATAAGGGTAAGTACGAGCACCCCGAGACCGCCGGCAAAACCAATGCCGATACCCCCGAGCCGCGCGCCCAAATAAATCGCCAACAGGACGATGACGAGTTCTGCTCCAAACATAAAGACCTGCCTTGCTTATTAACAAGTTGATATTGAATTGTTGTATTTAGGTAACGCCTAAAAAGAAAAAAGGCACGTCACAAGTGACGTGCCTTTCGGAAGCCTAGCCTGAACTGTTACTGTTCGCTTTCATCGGTATATCGTTTCGCTTTATATGCCGGATGCATCAGGTTCTGGGCCGAGAAGATATCGTCCAGCTCGGCTTCGGTCAACAGTCCACGCTCCAGCACGACTTCACGCACGCTCTTACCGGTTTCGGCGCAAATCTTACCAACGATGTCACCGTTGTGGTGGCCGATGAACGGATTGAGGTAAGTAACGATCCCGATGGAGTTATAAACATAGCCTTCACAGACTTCTTTATTCGCGGTGATGCCGTTAATGCATTTTTCCAGCAGGTTGTAGCAGGCGTTAGTCAGGATGTGAATGGATTCAAACATCGCCTGGCCAATCACCGGCTCCATCACGTTCAGCTGCAGCTGACCGGCTTCGGAGGCCATGGTCACGGTAGTGTCGTTACCAATCACCTTGAAGCAAACCTGGTTCACCACTTCTGGCACTACCGGGTTAACTTTGGCTGGCATAATGGAAGAACCCGCCTGCAACTCTGGCAGGTTGATTTCGTTCAGGCCAGCGCGCGGGCCGGAGGAGAGCAGGCGCAGGTCATTACAGATTTTGGACAGTTTCACCGCCAGACGTTTCAGGGCGCTGTGTACCATTACGTACGCGCCGCAGTCGGATGTGGCTTCAATCAGGTCTTCCGCAGGCACCACAGGCAGGTTAGACACTTCCGCCAGCTTCTGAACTGCCAGCTGCTGATAGCCATCCGGGGTGTTCAGACGCGTACCGATGGCGGTGGCGCCCAGGTTCACTTCCAGCAGCAGCTCGGAGGTGCGCAGCAGGTTTTTGGTCTCTTCGTTAAGCAGCACGTTAAACGCGTGGAATTCCTGACCGAGGGTCATTGGCACCGCGTCCTGCAGCTGGGTACGGCCCATTTTCAGAATGTCCTGGAACTCAACGGCCTTACGCTGGAAGCCATCGCCCAGCTGGTTGATCGCGTCGACCAGTTTGACCACGGAGGCATACACCGCGATACGGAAGCCGGTTGGGTAGGCGTCGTTGGTGGACTGGCATTTGTTAACGTGGTCGTTCGGGTTGAGGTACTGGTATTCACCTTTCTGGTGGCCCATCAGCTCAAGGCCGATGTTTGCCAGTACTTCGTTGGTATTCATGTTGACGGAGGTACCCGCGCCGCCCTGATAGACGTCAACCGGGAACTGGTCCATGCATTTGCCGTTGTTCAGCACTTCATCGCAGGCAGCGATAATCGCATTTGCCGCGCTTTTAGGAATGGTTTGCAGCTCTTTGTTCGCCAGCGCTGCGGCTTTCTTCACCATCACCATGCCACGGACAAACTCAGGGATATCGCTGATTTTGCTGTTGCTGATGTAGAAGTTTTCAATCGCTCTCAGAGTGTGAACACCATAGTAGGCATCCGCTGGAACTTCCCTGGTACCCAACAAGTCTTCTTCGATACGAATGTTGTTTAACATGTGAACCTTCTTTTCAAGCTGCCGATGGATTGTACTAAACACACAACATATATGTGGTTTTGAATATTTTCTGACCGACGATTATTCCCTCAATCGGCCAGATGTTCGAGATCATATGCTGATGATAGCGAATTGCCGTAAGCTGGATCACTTATTATCGACCCGATTCCATGATAATTATTAATCTGTGAAATGTGTCACCGCTTTAATATTTCCGAAAAAAATATCCGTGCAAACCGATTGAATTTTGGCTAACCGTCTCCATCTCTTACAGACGCGTGACGCGAACACATTCAGACAGGGGCCAGATGGCACCTGCCATACAGGAGATGCCAGTGCGCTGGATACCGTTTATTGCTTTCTTTCTCTATGTTTACATTGAGATTTCTATTTTCATTCAGGTAGCTCACGTGCTGGGCGTCCTGCTGACGCTGATTCTGGTGATCTTCACCTCCGTCATCGGCATGTCGCTGGTGCGTAATCAGGGTTTCAAAAATTTCCTGATAATGCAGCAGAAGATGGCCGCAGGCGAAAGCCCGGCTGAAGAGATGATCAAAAGCGTGTCGCTGATTATTGCTGGCCTGCTGCTGATCCTGCCGGGGTTCTTCACCGACTTCCTCGGCCTGCTGTTGCTGTTGCCGCCGGTGCAGAAGCACCTGACCATGAAGCTGCTGCCGCACCTGCGCTTCAGGCGCATGCCGGGCGGCGGGTTCAGCACAGGGCCAGGGGATACCTTCGAAGGGGAGTATCAGCGCAAGGATGAACAGCGCGATCGTTTAGACCATAAAGACGATCGATAATTTTTTTGCCCGGTGGCTTCGCTTACCGGGCCTACGGATTTTTCCGCTTCGGTAAAAACGCCCACAGCCCCGCCAGCATGACGATGGCGTACACACTCTTCCATCCCACCATCGCCAGCAACAGCAGGCACAGCACGCCCCCGACGACCGCCAGGGCTTTATAGCGACCTTTCAGCAGACGACAGCCCGCCAGCATGCACAGCAGGTAGATCATGATGAAAATACCGTTGGCGTAGATAATTAGAGCATCGAGGTTGATGTCGAGAAGATAAATACCCAGCGAGCTCAGGACGCAGCAGCCGAGCACGGCATTCAGCGCATTCATCGGGAGTTGACGTTTAGACAACCGCGCGAGGCGGCTCTCAGGTTTGTAGCGCGCCTGTGACCACACCAGACGGGCGAAGCTCTGGATATAAATGTTGAGGCTGGCAAAGCATGCGAGATAGCCAATCACACAGGCCACCCATAGCGCCTTCACGCCGAAAAGTTTAACCACGATACCCGGTAGCGATGCGGCGGCGGCTTTATCTTCGCCGAACGCGTTGAAGTGCAGCACCAGCACGGTACAGGCCCAATATACGGTGCCCGCCAGCAGTAAACCAATCATCAGAGCGCGGGGAAAATCACGCTCGGGCTGTTTAAACTCGGATGCCAGGTGAGCGAACGCTTCAAGGCCAACAAAACACCAGAACATGACGGATAACGCAGCGAAAAGCTGTGAATGGTCGATATCGTTTATCGCAGGGAAGGGGATATCTGCTACGGTAATGTTACCCGCAAACCAGATGGCGACGATCAGCACGACGATCAACGCTGCAACCAGCGTTTGCAGATTCGCGCTTGAACTGGCTCCGCGCGAGCCCACCCACCAGACGATCGCCAGCGTACCCAGTTCAGCCAGCAGCAGTTGTTCGTCGTGCCAGCCAAACAGCGCCTGTCCAAAGCCGGTGGCGATATGCAGGGCTGCCGGAAGGCCAACGGGTATTACCGACAAAAACAGCCAGCCGGTTACGCGCTCCATGCGCGGACCAAACGCCATGCCGACAAAATGCGCCACGCCGCCCGCGCTGGGGAAGTGCCGCCCGAGTATGGCAAACACAATCGCCACCGGGAACACCAGCAGGATCAGCACCGGCCATGCCCAAAGACTGTTATTTCCGGCGACCAGCGCCGCCAGTGCCGGTACGGCAAACACGCCGGTACCTAACAAGGAGGTTGAAAGCAGGCCAACGCCCTGCGCCAGCCCCAGCTCCTGCCTGAGTCCACTCATTTACCTTGCCCTGCCACCATCAAAAGAGAGTGGATGGTAACACTTTCGCAAATTTTTTTTCGATTCCCCCTTGAAGGGGTAAAAAGCTATCCCCATCTCTCAGGGCACTAGTCGGAAAACCGCATGCGGGCCGGCGTCATCCATAACTGATAATGACTTTCTCAAAGGAGAGCTATCAATGAGTATTCGTCCGTTACATGATCGTGTGATCGTCAAACGTAAAGAAGTTGAAACCAAGTCTGCTGGCGGCATCGTTCTGACCGGTTCTGCAGCAGCCAAATCAACGCGTGGCGAAATCATCGCTGTCGGTAAGGGCCGCATCCTGGAAAACGGAACTGTGCAGCCGCTGGACGTTAAAGTTGGTGACATCGTAATTTTCAACGATGGCTACGGCGTGAAATCCGAGAAGATCGACAATGAAGAAGTGTTGATCATGTCCGAGAGCGACATTCTGGCAATTGTTGAAGCGTAATTTACGCACGAGAATTTGAGGAAATAAGAACATGGCAGCTAAAGACGTAAAATTCGGTAACGACGCTCGTGTAAAAATGCTCCGCGGCGTAAACGTACTGGCAGATGCAGTTAAAGTGACCCTGGGCCCGAAAGGCCGTAACGTAGTGCTGGATAAATCCTTCGGCGCGCCAACCATCACAAAAGATGGTGTTTCCGTTGCACGTGAAATCGAGCTGGAAGACAAGTTCGAAAACATGGGCGCGCAGATGGTGAAAGAAGTTGCCTCTAAAGCGAACGACGCTGCAGGCGACGGTACCACCACCGCGACCGTACTGGCGCAGGCTATCATCACTGAAGGCCTGAAAGCCGTTGCTGCGGGCATGAACCCAATGGATCTGAAACGTGGTATCGACAAAGCTGTCGCATCCGCTGTTGAAGAACTGAAAGCGCTGTCCGTACCGTGCTCTGACTCTAAAGCCATTGCTCAGGTTGGTACTATCTCCGCTAACTCCGACGAAACCGTAGGTAAACTGATCGCTGAAGCGATGGATAAAGTCGGTAAAGAAGGCGTGATCACCGTTGAAGACGGTACCGGTCTGGAAGACGAACTGGACGTGGTTGAAGGTATGCAGTTCGACCGCGGTTACCTGTCCCCATACTTCATCAACAAGCCAGAAACTGGCGCTGTTGAGCTGGAAAGCCCGTTCATCCTGCTGGCTGACAAGAAAATCTCCAACATCCGCGAAATGCTGCCAGTGCTGGAAGCCGTTGCGAAAGCAGGCAAGCCGCTGGTTATCATCGCTGAAGATGTTGAAGGCGAAGCGCTGGCGACCCTGGTGGTTAACACCATGCGTGGCATCGTGAAAGTGGCTGCGGTTAAAGCACCTGGCTTCGGCGATCGCCGTAAAGCAATGCTGCAGGATATCGCTACCCTGACCGGTGGTACAGTGATCTCCGAAGAGATCGGTATGGAGCTGGAAAAAGCGACCCTGGAAGACCTGGGCCAGGCGAAACGCGTTGTGATCAACAAAGACACCACCACCATCATCGACGGTGTGGGTGAAGAAGCCGCTATTCAGGGCCGTGTTGGTCAGATCCGTAAGCAGATCGAAGAAGCCACTTCCGATTACGACCGTGAAAAACTGCAGGAGCGCGTAGCGAAACTGGCTGGCGGCGTTGCGGTAATCAAAGTTGGTGCGGCGACCGAAGTTGAAATGAAAGAGAAGAAAGCACGCGTTGACGATGCCCTGCACGCGACCCGTGCTGCGGTAGAAGAAGGCGTAGTGGCTGGTGGTGGTGTCGCGCTGGTGCGTGTAGCCGCTAAGCTGGCTGGCCTGACCGCTCAGAACGAAGACCAGAACGTGGGTATCAAAGTTGCGCTGCGCGCAATGGAAGCTCCTCTGCGTCAGATCGTTTCCAACGCCGGTGAAGAGCCATCTGTGGTTGCGAACAACGTGAAAGCGGGTGAAGGTAACTACGGTTACAACGCGGCAACTGAAGAATACGGCAACATGATCGACTTCGGTATCCTGGACCCAACTAAAGTAACCCGTTCTGCTCTGCAGTACGCGGCATCTGTAGCTGGCCTGATGATCACGACCGAGTGCATGGTAACCGACCTGCCAAAAGGCGACGCGCCTGACTTAGGTGCTGCTGGTATGGGCGGCATGGGTGGAATGGGCGGCATGATGTAATCATGTTGTTCTGAACCTCTCAGAACGAACCCCGGGCAGAAATGTCCGGGGTTTTTTATTGCCGCTACTCAAATGTTCCCTTCACGCATGCTGCGCCTTCGCGCACCATCTGGCGGCCTTTCGCCCAGACCTCGCGGATCTTCAGGTCATCCGTCAGCACCAGGAAATCGGCATCGCATCCGGGCGCGAGCCGCCCCTTATGCTCCAGCCCGAGAAACTCCGCTACGTTACGCGTAAACGGCAGAAGCGCCTCCTCCAGCGGCAGGTGATACCGGCTGACCAGTTGCTGCAGCGTCTGAGGCAGAGATTCGAACCCGGCTACGCCAATGCCCACCAGATTACCGTTCGCGTCAAAATTCGGTTGGCTGCCGTTACCATCCGAGCTGAGCGTAAGCCGGTTAAACGGCACCTGCGCTTCACGGGCCGTCGCGATGGCGGTGGCGGCGTCAATGGGCTCACTGATGCTGGTGGTGATGTCGATATAGCCCCCGTCGCGGGCATAATCCAGCGCGGCGAGGAACAGCGCCTGGTCGCGGTTAACGTGGGTTGGCAGCAGCTTCGTGCGTGGCACGTCGGCGTTTTTCAGGATGTTAAGCAGGGGCTCCAGCAGCTTCGGGCTGTTGCCGAGATGAAACACAGATATGCCCGCTTTGGCGCCCAGCAGCCCGCCGACGCGCGACTGGGCGGCCATATTCGCGAGCTGGTCATCCGCTGGTGCGGAAGAGCGATGGTCGGAAATCGCGCATTTCACGCCGATGATTTTATCAATCAGCGCCACATCCTTTTCGATGCTGCCGGTAATCGTCGGAGAAGGCAGCCCATACGCGCCTGTCAGCATCCACGCGCTGATCCCTTCATGCTCAAGCGCCCGCGTTTTTGCCAGCAGCGATTCGGGATGGCGGGTCACGCCGTCGGTACCCAGCAGGCCAACAACGGAGGTGATGCCCGCCGCCACCAGCGCGGACAACCGTACCTCCGGCGTCCGGGTGTGCGGACCGGCTTCACCGCCGCCGCCGATCAGGTGTACGTGCTGATCGATAAAGCCCGGGCAAACCACCGCCCCGGCGAGGTCGGTTTCAGGACAGTTAAGCCGCATTGTTGCGCGATCCGTTTTTTCAATCGCGACGATTTTTCCCCCGGCGATCAGCAGATCGCAACGTCCCCGGTCCTCCGGCGCGTAAAGGTGCACATTGCGGAAAAGATGGGGTTCCAGCACTGAAAAATCCATTTTTATCTCCTCAGAAGAGTAGCTGCATTACCCACATTGAGAGCAGGGCGTTAATGACGCAGACGGTAATGATGTGTGGATAATACTTCGGGTTAACGCCTGCGGTGCCCAGGCAGCGGCCGGTGTTTTGCACCGGATTGCCCATCAGATAGATGGCGGGCAGCAGAACGGTGGCATCGTGGCCGTTGAGCGTGCCGGCAGCCACCAGGCTGGCGCAAACCCCCACGCCGCCGCCCATACTCATCACCGAGGCCAGCAGGACCGTTGCCGCCGCGCCCGGAAGCCCCCACAGGGCCATAATTGGCTCGCAAATATTGCCAACAATATCCAGCAGGCCGGTCACCTTGAGCGCCTGAATGATGACAAACGCCATAACCACGTTCGGCAGCAGGCTGGTGGTGGCGATGGTAAAGCCTCGGCGGGCGCCATCGATAAACATGTCCATGATATTTTTACGCGGCTGGGCGATCATTTTTTTCCTCCTGAATACGACGATCTTCCATGCGAGCGATCCACAGACGCAGGAGGTTCGCGCCAACAAATTTAAACATCAGTATGACGGCCAGCGGCGTGATTACCGGGACGGTAATAAACGTGAAGAGTGCGGCGCCGGAAGAAAAATAGTTGGTAATGATGGCGCTACCGCTGGTCTGGAAGGTGGCGAAAATGGCGCGCTCGCGATCGGTAATAGCCCCTTCGTCGGTCAACTCTTTGGTCATCCCTGCTGCGGCATCGGTATTTTGCAGGTTGGCGATGAGGGCCAGAGAGCAGACGCCCGGTACGCCAAGCAGTGGGCGCAAAATGGGCGTCATCAGCTGTTGCGCGGCACGCAGCCCGCCCAGCCCCTCGGTGACGGCAATGATCCCGAGCGATAAAATGACCGAAGGCGCCAGTTCAAGGGCAAATAAGAAACCGTCTTTCGCCCCCGTGCCGCCCTCACCGCGAAACGTTAGCGCGCCGTTCACCGGACCGAAGCTGCCGTTTAGGACGGTAAAATCCAGCACGCGCCACCATTCGGTACTTTTGGCGAAAAAGCCTGAGAAAAATACGATGGTGAGCACAAACGCCAGATAGCCCACCCATGTTACCTTTTCCTCTCCTGAGGATGATGCACTCATGAAACCCCCTGTTTTAATCGCGTACAAAAGTTGTACGTCGCAACACTAAAAACGATCGAGGGCTAAAACACGATATCCCAAAGGGCATTATCAGAATTCATTTAAGATGTCGGAGGAGTGATGTACGGAATCCGGCTCGCAGAAATGCGCGGGGATTTTTCTTTTAGTCATCTTTTAGGTATAAGATTTACACACGGACAATTACTGTCCAGCTTATTGAAAACGAGGAATAACATGCGCGTAAAAGTCTGTGCAGGGATCGTAGGAGCAGCGTTGCTGCTGGCGGGTTGTAGCTCCAGCAATGAACTGTCGGCAGCGGGCCAGGGCGTTCGCTTTGTGGAAGATAAGCCAGGCAGCGAATGCCAGCTGTTAGGCACGGCCACCGGTGAAC harbors:
- a CDS encoding anaerobic C4-dicarboxylate transporter, producing the protein MFGAELVIVLLAIYLGARLGGIGIGFAGGLGVLVLTLIFQIKPGAIPFDVIEIIMAVIAAIAAMQVAGGMDYLVSLAERMLRRHPKYITFLAPLVTWFMTILAGTGHTAFSTLPVITEVAKEQGIRPSRPLSIAVVASQIAITASPISAAVVFFAGILEPMGVSYLTLLAICIPVTLIAVMITAVLCNFLGAELKDDPVYQERLAKGEVSLRGSQVFELKPHAKRSVLLFLIGIVAVMFYATAISDTVGLIQNPVLPRNEAIVVFMLTIATLISITCKIDTSEVLNASTFKSGMSACVCVLGVAWLGDTFVKAHISDIQTVAGDLLHNYPWLLAVVLFFAATLLYSQAATTKALMPAALMLGVTPLTAIASFAAVSALFVLPTYPTLLAAVEMDDTGSTRIGKYVFNHAFLIPGVVAITLCVVLGFIIGGIVL
- the aspA gene encoding aspartate ammonia-lyase, which encodes MLNNIRIEEDLLGTREVPADAYYGVHTLRAIENFYISNSKISDIPEFVRGMVMVKKAAALANKELQTIPKSAANAIIAACDEVLNNGKCMDQFPVDVYQGGAGTSVNMNTNEVLANIGLELMGHQKGEYQYLNPNDHVNKCQSTNDAYPTGFRIAVYASVVKLVDAINQLGDGFQRKAVEFQDILKMGRTQLQDAVPMTLGQEFHAFNVLLNEETKNLLRTSELLLEVNLGATAIGTRLNTPDGYQQLAVQKLAEVSNLPVVPAEDLIEATSDCGAYVMVHSALKRLAVKLSKICNDLRLLSSGPRAGLNEINLPELQAGSSIMPAKVNPVVPEVVNQVCFKVIGNDTTVTMASEAGQLQLNVMEPVIGQAMFESIHILTNACYNLLEKCINGITANKEVCEGYVYNSIGIVTYLNPFIGHHNGDIVGKICAETGKSVREVVLERGLLTEAELDDIFSAQNLMHPAYKAKRYTDESEQ
- a CDS encoding FxsA family protein, with the translated sequence MRWIPFIAFFLYVYIEISIFIQVAHVLGVLLTLILVIFTSVIGMSLVRNQGFKNFLIMQQKMAAGESPAEEMIKSVSLIIAGLLLILPGFFTDFLGLLLLLPPVQKHLTMKLLPHLRFRRMPGGGFSTGPGDTFEGEYQRKDEQRDRLDHKDDR
- the yjeH gene encoding L-methionine/branched-chain amino acid transporter, encoding MSGLRQELGLAQGVGLLSTSLLGTGVFAVPALAALVAGNNSLWAWPVLILLVFPVAIVFAILGRHFPSAGGVAHFVGMAFGPRMERVTGWLFLSVIPVGLPAALHIATGFGQALFGWHDEQLLLAELGTLAIVWWVGSRGASSSANLQTLVAALIVVLIVAIWFAGNITVADIPFPAINDIDHSQLFAALSVMFWCFVGLEAFAHLASEFKQPERDFPRALMIGLLLAGTVYWACTVLVLHFNAFGEDKAAAASLPGIVVKLFGVKALWVACVIGYLACFASLNIYIQSFARLVWSQARYKPESRLARLSKRQLPMNALNAVLGCCVLSSLGIYLLDINLDALIIYANGIFIMIYLLCMLAGCRLLKGRYKALAVVGGVLCLLLLAMVGWKSVYAIVMLAGLWAFLPKRKNP
- a CDS encoding co-chaperone GroES; this translates as MSIRPLHDRVIVKRKEVETKSAGGIVLTGSAAAKSTRGEIIAVGKGRILENGTVQPLDVKVGDIVIFNDGYGVKSEKIDNEEVLIMSESDILAIVEA
- the groL gene encoding chaperonin GroEL (60 kDa chaperone family; promotes refolding of misfolded polypeptides especially under stressful conditions; forms two stacked rings of heptamers to form a barrel-shaped 14mer; ends can be capped by GroES; misfolded proteins enter the barrel where they are refolded when GroES binds); protein product: MAAKDVKFGNDARVKMLRGVNVLADAVKVTLGPKGRNVVLDKSFGAPTITKDGVSVAREIELEDKFENMGAQMVKEVASKANDAAGDGTTTATVLAQAIITEGLKAVAAGMNPMDLKRGIDKAVASAVEELKALSVPCSDSKAIAQVGTISANSDETVGKLIAEAMDKVGKEGVITVEDGTGLEDELDVVEGMQFDRGYLSPYFINKPETGAVELESPFILLADKKISNIREMLPVLEAVAKAGKPLVIIAEDVEGEALATLVVNTMRGIVKVAAVKAPGFGDRRKAMLQDIATLTGGTVISEEIGMELEKATLEDLGQAKRVVINKDTTTIIDGVGEEAAIQGRVGQIRKQIEEATSDYDREKLQERVAKLAGGVAVIKVGAATEVEMKEKKARVDDALHATRAAVEEGVVAGGGVALVRVAAKLAGLTAQNEDQNVGIKVALRAMEAPLRQIVSNAGEEPSVVANNVKAGEGNYGYNAATEEYGNMIDFGILDPTKVTRSALQYAASVAGLMITTECMVTDLPKGDAPDLGAAGMGGMGGMGGMM
- the iadA gene encoding beta-aspartyl-peptidase — protein: MDFSVLEPHLFRNVHLYAPEDRGRCDLLIAGGKIVAIEKTDRATMRLNCPETDLAGAVVCPGFIDQHVHLIGGGGEAGPHTRTPEVRLSALVAAGITSVVGLLGTDGVTRHPESLLAKTRALEHEGISAWMLTGAYGLPSPTITGSIEKDVALIDKIIGVKCAISDHRSSAPADDQLANMAAQSRVGGLLGAKAGISVFHLGNSPKLLEPLLNILKNADVPRTKLLPTHVNRDQALFLAALDYARDGGYIDITTSISEPIDAATAIATAREAQVPFNRLTLSSDGNGSQPNFDANGNLVGIGVAGFESLPQTLQQLVSRYHLPLEEALLPFTRNVAEFLGLEHKGRLAPGCDADFLVLTDDLKIREVWAKGRQMVREGAACVKGTFE
- a CDS encoding YjiG family protein; this encodes MIAQPRKNIMDMFIDGARRGFTIATTSLLPNVVMAFVIIQALKVTGLLDIVGNICEPIMALWGLPGAAATVLLASVMSMGGGVGVCASLVAAGTLNGHDATVLLPAIYLMGNPVQNTGRCLGTAGVNPKYYPHIITVCVINALLSMWVMQLLF
- a CDS encoding nucleoside recognition domain-containing protein — translated: MSASSSGEEKVTWVGYLAFVLTIVFFSGFFAKSTEWWRVLDFTVLNGSFGPVNGALTFRGEGGTGAKDGFLFALELAPSVILSLGIIAVTEGLGGLRAAQQLMTPILRPLLGVPGVCSLALIANLQNTDAAAGMTKELTDEGAITDRERAIFATFQTSGSAIITNYFSSGAALFTFITVPVITPLAVILMFKFVGANLLRLWIARMEDRRIQEEKNDRPAA